In one Rhodohalobacter sp. 614A genomic region, the following are encoded:
- a CDS encoding NRAMP family divalent metal transporter produces the protein MKHRLLNILFWSVLSAAFIGPGTVTTAASAGAGFGYSLIWALVFSTFACVVLQEASARLTIVSGKNLGQVLKTFFSDSSVGKVLILLVPFSIIFGCAAYETGNILGGISGILLIFDNAAIWGTLLMGGGAALLLWFGSTEVIAQVMGGIVALMGLCFLSTAFIIGPEWGTVLQRSFVPELPPGSELIVLGLIGTTVVPYNIFLGSGLSHNQTLKEMRVSLTLAIVLGGIISIAVLIVSTNITGAFSFERLAQTLSDELGSWAGVFFAFGLMAAGFSSSLTAPLAASITAKSIWGGGNKKWEAKGMYYRLIWIGVICIGTLFGILQVQPIPAIILAQALNGIVLPLIAIFLFLMVNNAKLLGKQINSKPYNWAMGIVVFITLVIGVTNVLKAISRLFYPDLVNEGLTLVLSIAIAILIIWPLIKMIKRLRKTD, from the coding sequence ATGAAGCATCGGTTATTGAATATCCTGTTTTGGTCGGTGTTGTCAGCCGCTTTTATTGGTCCTGGGACGGTCACAACGGCGGCATCTGCGGGTGCCGGTTTCGGATACAGTCTTATCTGGGCACTTGTATTTTCAACCTTTGCCTGCGTGGTTTTACAGGAAGCAAGTGCAAGACTAACGATCGTTTCAGGAAAGAATTTAGGCCAGGTTTTAAAAACTTTTTTTAGTGATTCTTCGGTTGGGAAAGTGCTGATTTTGCTGGTGCCTTTTTCAATCATTTTTGGGTGCGCAGCCTACGAAACCGGAAATATTCTGGGAGGAATTTCTGGCATTCTGCTCATTTTTGATAATGCCGCTATTTGGGGTACACTCTTAATGGGCGGCGGCGCCGCATTGCTGTTATGGTTCGGCTCTACGGAAGTTATCGCCCAGGTAATGGGTGGAATTGTTGCCTTGATGGGCCTTTGTTTTTTATCCACGGCTTTTATTATTGGCCCGGAATGGGGCACAGTTCTTCAACGAAGTTTTGTTCCGGAGCTTCCTCCAGGATCGGAACTGATTGTACTGGGCCTGATAGGAACCACCGTTGTGCCATATAATATTTTTTTGGGATCGGGATTATCACACAATCAAACCCTGAAAGAGATGCGTGTGAGCTTAACGCTGGCCATTGTTTTGGGAGGAATAATATCTATTGCCGTTCTGATTGTAAGTACAAATATTACCGGAGCATTCTCATTCGAACGCCTCGCTCAAACACTGTCAGATGAACTGGGAAGCTGGGCCGGAGTTTTCTTTGCTTTTGGTTTGATGGCGGCTGGATTCAGTTCTTCTTTAACCGCTCCGCTTGCTGCATCCATCACCGCAAAAAGTATTTGGGGTGGGGGAAATAAAAAATGGGAAGCCAAAGGTATGTACTACCGCCTGATATGGATAGGCGTCATTTGTATCGGTACGCTTTTTGGAATTCTACAGGTACAACCGATTCCAGCCATTATTTTAGCACAGGCTTTAAATGGAATTGTGTTGCCATTGATTGCCATCTTTCTGTTTTTGATGGTGAACAATGCCAAATTGCTGGGAAAACAGATCAACTCAAAACCCTACAATTGGGCGATGGGAATCGTTGTTTTTATCACATTGGTGATCGGCGTTACGAATGTCCTCAAAGCAATATCCCGACTGTTTTATCCGGATTTGGTAAATGAAGGATTAACGCTTGTTCTTTCCATTGCCATCGCCATTTTGATCATCTGGCCGCTCATCAAAATGATTAAACGGTTAAGAAAAACAGATTAA
- a CDS encoding sulfotransferase family 2 domain-containing protein: protein MPLLKKPLFKKFADFFTPSANADKNCIGVFISIPKNGTYTVKNLLKLNKLSDRKYDDIIINRKHERGSVLQKNYNFENLFVFCFVRDPYDRTISWYEYHKGRNLEPYTSLSFEEWIREGMPHHWTILKDSDWEKENISPLLQYNFISDCKVDFIGHTEHFERDMKTIIENLNQKLLDSGREIEFEFSQVQKNKSNRLADIDHYFTPETKKIVSEILHKDFEYFGYDK from the coding sequence ATGCCCTTACTTAAGAAACCACTTTTTAAAAAGTTTGCAGACTTTTTTACCCCTTCTGCAAATGCCGATAAAAATTGTATCGGAGTTTTTATTTCCATCCCAAAAAATGGAACGTATACCGTAAAAAATCTCCTGAAACTGAATAAACTATCTGACAGGAAATACGATGATATTATCATTAACAGGAAACATGAAAGAGGTTCGGTCCTCCAAAAGAATTACAATTTTGAAAACCTGTTTGTATTCTGTTTTGTGAGAGACCCGTACGACCGGACAATCTCGTGGTATGAATATCACAAAGGGCGGAATTTGGAACCTTATACCTCTCTCTCTTTTGAAGAATGGATCCGCGAAGGCATGCCTCACCATTGGACAATTTTAAAAGACTCTGACTGGGAAAAAGAAAATATCTCTCCCCTTCTTCAATATAATTTCATTTCGGATTGCAAGGTTGATTTTATCGGACATACCGAACATTTCGAACGGGACATGAAAACTATCATCGAAAACCTGAATCAAAAATTATTGGATTCAGGCCGTGAAATTGAATTTGAATTCTCCCAGGTTCAAAAAAATAAAAGTAACAGGTTAGCCGATATTGACCACTATTTTACCCCGGAAACCAAAAAGATAGTATCAGAAATCCTACATAAGGACTTTGAATATTTTGGATATGACAAATAG
- a CDS encoding hydantoinase B/oxoprolinase family protein, translated as MSTDDKRWNIWVDTGGTFTDCIAITPEGQKIRTKVLSNSSLRGSIEQVLSPDTFLISQDWSAPLNFVKGFTFRLLNKACDDMTVIHFDPEESLLKVNSPLPDDIPWEGVGFEVITKEEAPILAARLVTGTLLDENLPPMNMRLATTRGTNALLERNGSPTALFITKGFKDLLEIGTQQRPDLFSLNIEKPQSLYAYTIEVPERMDANGEVLTQLDLGAMEEAVDDLLRKGVKSISVALMNSYKNPDHEKELKNWLSQKGFEYISLSSELSRFIKILPRAETTLVNAYLDPIIREYISSVKSCLTDGNLFVMTSAGGLVSDQRFYPKDSLLSGPAGGVVGASTVGKQAGFSDIISFDMGGTSTDVARYGGDYEYAFEHKVGDAHLVAPALSIETVAAGGGSVCSFDGYTLSVGPESAGAYPGPACYGAGGPLTITDVNLLLGRLAPENFGIPISIQDAKNQLDQIVAKVSEAEAKEVDPKVVLEGFLSIANERMADAIKKISLRKGYNPQDYALVSFGGAGSQHCCAIADRLEMKNIVVPIEAGVLSAHGLGHAVVERFAEKQLLQPLEETESELEKLFSDLEEQAVQELKEQNIKNDEIFIRRRIVFLRVEGQESTLSVEYDKDEKVEDLFYGLYQERYGHWIDGLSIEVESLRVVASTQVTIENPDEPPSTSKLLAVQSKDIWFNGEKIETELFDRAQLRPGHLISGPALVLDPLSTIVIEPGWEAKVDMNLTLKLEKSEESSSLISFSQPEAIKLELFTNRFTSIAEEMGEMLQRTALSVNVKERLDFSCALLNEKGELVVNAPHIPVHLGAIGMCVRSIKEHMKIEPGDVIVTNHPAYGGAHLPDVTVITPVFVDEDQLIGYAASRAHHSEIGGTRPGSMPPDATNLAQEGVTISPMYLVKNGDPKWEDIRNVLLGGRYPTRNVEENIADLRAAVAANRRGVQSLENLVDLYGSDEVRHYMNELKEHASSMSKSMLREIENNVYKSTEYLDDGTPLVATLTVKDEHVSIDFTGTGDVHPNNLNATPAIVNSVVMYVLRMLISKPIPLNEGLLDPVTIHLPTCLLNPVFDEDPAKCPAVVGGNIEISQRLVDTLLKPFNRAACSQGTMNNILFGNDNFGYYETVGGGTGAGPDFEGCHAVHQHMTNTRGTDPEVFEYRYPVRLDLYQVRKDSGGKGQHTGGDGIVREMTFLEPVSLSVLTQHRKEGPYGLKDGEPGKTGHQWVVRQSGEKEELSSVDGRQLAAGDRFILHTPGGGGYGSLETEPAIQKNPKAKEATV; from the coding sequence ATGAGTACAGACGATAAACGATGGAATATTTGGGTTGATACGGGAGGTACATTTACCGATTGTATCGCCATCACTCCGGAAGGACAGAAAATCAGAACAAAAGTCCTCAGTAATAGTTCATTGCGGGGCTCCATTGAGCAGGTACTTTCTCCGGATACATTTCTGATTTCACAGGATTGGTCGGCTCCTTTAAACTTTGTGAAAGGGTTTACTTTTCGGTTACTCAACAAAGCCTGTGATGACATGACAGTGATTCATTTTGATCCTGAGGAATCACTGCTGAAAGTAAATTCTCCCCTGCCAGATGATATTCCGTGGGAAGGTGTGGGGTTTGAGGTGATTACCAAAGAGGAAGCGCCCATTTTAGCGGCACGTTTGGTAACTGGCACCTTATTGGATGAAAATCTGCCTCCGATGAACATGCGCTTGGCAACTACCCGCGGGACAAACGCCTTGTTAGAACGGAATGGTTCACCTACGGCTTTGTTCATCACAAAGGGATTTAAAGATTTGTTAGAGATTGGTACGCAACAACGGCCGGATCTTTTTTCTTTGAATATCGAAAAACCACAGTCTTTATATGCTTATACCATTGAAGTGCCTGAGCGGATGGATGCTAATGGCGAGGTATTAACCCAATTAGATTTGGGCGCAATGGAGGAAGCTGTGGACGATCTTTTGCGAAAAGGAGTGAAATCCATTTCCGTAGCATTGATGAACAGCTATAAAAATCCGGATCATGAGAAGGAACTGAAAAACTGGTTATCCCAAAAAGGATTTGAATACATCTCGCTATCGAGTGAGCTGAGCCGTTTCATCAAAATATTGCCACGTGCAGAAACTACGCTGGTTAATGCCTATCTCGATCCGATCATCAGGGAATATATTTCGTCGGTAAAATCATGCCTCACAGACGGAAATTTATTTGTGATGACCAGCGCCGGCGGATTGGTGAGTGATCAAAGATTCTATCCCAAAGACAGTTTATTAAGTGGACCGGCAGGTGGTGTTGTGGGCGCATCTACGGTGGGCAAACAGGCCGGTTTCTCCGATATTATTTCGTTTGATATGGGAGGAACCAGCACGGACGTAGCCCGTTACGGCGGCGATTATGAATATGCATTTGAGCATAAAGTAGGGGATGCCCATTTGGTCGCTCCTGCACTGTCCATAGAAACCGTGGCTGCAGGTGGCGGTTCTGTTTGTTCGTTTGATGGATATACGCTCAGTGTTGGCCCGGAAAGTGCAGGGGCCTATCCCGGACCGGCGTGTTACGGTGCCGGTGGACCGCTGACCATTACGGATGTCAATTTACTTTTGGGACGTTTAGCACCCGAAAATTTCGGAATCCCAATTTCCATTCAGGATGCCAAAAATCAGTTAGACCAGATTGTGGCGAAGGTCAGTGAAGCAGAGGCTAAAGAAGTTGATCCCAAAGTTGTATTAGAGGGATTTTTAAGTATCGCCAATGAACGCATGGCGGATGCCATCAAAAAAATATCGTTGAGAAAAGGGTATAATCCACAGGACTACGCATTGGTTTCGTTTGGTGGAGCGGGAAGTCAACATTGTTGTGCGATTGCAGACCGGCTTGAGATGAAAAATATTGTGGTCCCGATTGAAGCCGGTGTTTTGAGTGCGCATGGCCTGGGTCATGCTGTGGTGGAACGTTTCGCTGAAAAACAATTGCTTCAGCCGCTGGAAGAAACAGAATCAGAATTGGAAAAACTGTTCTCTGATTTGGAAGAGCAGGCCGTTCAGGAATTGAAAGAGCAAAATATTAAGAATGATGAAATCTTTATCAGAAGGCGAATTGTTTTTTTGAGAGTTGAAGGCCAGGAATCCACTCTTTCCGTTGAATATGATAAAGATGAAAAGGTCGAAGATCTGTTTTATGGACTTTACCAGGAACGGTACGGCCATTGGATTGATGGATTATCTATCGAGGTGGAATCACTACGTGTTGTTGCCTCAACACAGGTAACCATTGAAAATCCGGATGAGCCGCCCTCAACATCCAAACTTCTTGCGGTTCAGTCGAAAGATATTTGGTTTAACGGTGAAAAGATTGAAACCGAGTTATTCGACCGTGCCCAGCTTCGTCCAGGACATCTGATTTCAGGACCTGCATTGGTTTTAGATCCGCTAAGTACGATTGTTATTGAACCGGGTTGGGAAGCCAAAGTGGATATGAACTTAACTCTGAAACTCGAAAAAAGTGAGGAGTCATCAAGTTTGATTTCTTTCTCTCAACCGGAAGCGATTAAGCTTGAACTTTTTACCAATCGGTTTACGTCCATTGCGGAGGAGATGGGAGAAATGCTTCAGCGAACAGCCCTCTCCGTAAATGTAAAAGAGAGACTTGATTTTTCCTGTGCACTGCTGAATGAAAAAGGCGAATTAGTGGTAAATGCTCCTCACATTCCGGTTCATCTCGGTGCAATTGGAATGTGCGTACGGAGCATCAAAGAACATATGAAAATAGAACCGGGCGATGTAATAGTCACCAATCATCCGGCTTACGGAGGGGCTCATTTGCCGGATGTAACGGTTATTACACCCGTTTTTGTAGATGAAGATCAATTGATCGGATACGCTGCCAGTCGGGCTCATCATTCCGAAATAGGAGGGACAAGACCGGGCTCTATGCCTCCGGATGCAACAAATCTGGCGCAGGAAGGCGTAACCATTTCCCCCATGTATTTGGTGAAAAACGGTGACCCGAAATGGGAAGACATTCGTAACGTGTTGCTTGGCGGCAGATATCCCACCAGAAATGTTGAAGAGAATATTGCAGATCTGCGTGCCGCTGTAGCTGCAAACCGAAGGGGCGTTCAGTCTTTGGAAAACCTTGTGGATTTGTATGGCTCGGATGAAGTTCGTCATTACATGAATGAACTCAAAGAGCACGCATCTTCCATGTCGAAAAGTATGCTGCGGGAAATTGAAAATAACGTCTATAAAAGCACGGAATATTTAGATGATGGAACCCCATTGGTTGCAACACTGACTGTGAAAGATGAACATGTTTCGATTGATTTTACAGGAACCGGTGATGTCCATCCGAATAACCTGAATGCCACCCCAGCTATTGTAAATAGTGTGGTGATGTATGTGTTGAGAATGTTGATCTCCAAACCGATTCCGTTAAACGAAGGACTCCTCGATCCTGTAACCATCCATCTACCGACCTGTTTATTAAATCCTGTTTTTGATGAAGATCCGGCCAAATGTCCGGCGGTTGTAGGAGGAAATATTGAAATCAGTCAGCGGTTGGTTGATACACTTCTGAAACCGTTCAACCGTGCGGCGTGCAGCCAGGGGACCATGAACAATATTCTGTTTGGAAACGACAATTTTGGATACTACGAAACGGTTGGCGGCGGAACCGGCGCGGGGCCGGATTTCGAAGGTTGCCATGCCGTACACCAGCATATGACGAATACCCGCGGAACTGATCCCGAAGTTTTTGAATATCGTTACCCGGTTCGTCTGGATTTATATCAGGTAAGAAAAGATTCCGGTGGAAAAGGACAGCATACCGGTGGAGATGGAATTGTTCGAGAAATGACCTTTTTGGAACCGGTAAGTTTGTCGGTGTTAACACAACACCGCAAAGAAGGTCCGTATGGATTAAAAGACGGTGAACCGGGAAAAACAGGCCATCAATGGGTGGTTAGACAAAGTGGCGAGAAAGAAGAATTATCTTCTGTGGATGGAAGACAACTTGCAGCAGGCGACCGCTTTATCCTGCACACTCCGGGCGGCGGAGGTTACGGATCTCTGGAAACGGAACCCGCTATTCAAAAAAATCCAAAGGCTAAAGAAGCTACAGTATGA
- the nuoH gene encoding NADH-quinone oxidoreductase subunit NuoH, with protein sequence MAEVTTTSFIVLFTALFMLLNSAALAVYAERRVAAFIQNRVGPNRVGPLGLFQPLADVVKLLLKEDVTPAEGNKVIHTFAPMIPVVTALMTVAVLPFGEGLYATNINASVLYLLAVASLGVYGVTLGGWASNSKYSLLGGLRAAAQMISYELPLGMAVASVVIFVGSLRVVDIAAYQETWWFVFLNPIGAIIFIISAFAESNRTPFDLVEAEQELVGGFHTEYSSMKFGMFFLAEYMHVVINSMLMTTFFFGAYHLPFAGYWLPEMPDFWKAILDVSVFTAKTVFFVFLFIWVRWTIPRFKYNQVMKLGWSRLLPISIINFFVIAAILYFIVN encoded by the coding sequence ATGGCAGAAGTTACCACAACGTCTTTCATTGTGTTGTTTACGGCACTGTTTATGTTGTTGAATTCAGCAGCACTTGCAGTTTATGCTGAGCGAAGAGTCGCAGCATTTATTCAGAATCGTGTGGGACCAAACCGGGTGGGGCCGCTCGGACTCTTTCAACCACTGGCCGATGTTGTAAAACTTCTTTTGAAGGAGGATGTAACTCCAGCAGAGGGCAACAAAGTGATCCATACCTTTGCTCCTATGATCCCGGTTGTTACCGCTCTTATGACGGTAGCCGTTCTTCCTTTTGGTGAAGGACTTTATGCCACCAATATAAATGCCAGTGTACTCTACCTGCTTGCTGTCGCCTCATTAGGCGTATATGGTGTTACGCTCGGAGGATGGGCATCCAACAGTAAATATTCGCTTCTCGGTGGATTGCGTGCCGCTGCCCAAATGATTAGTTACGAACTTCCGCTGGGAATGGCCGTGGCCTCTGTTGTAATCTTTGTAGGATCTCTCCGGGTTGTTGATATTGCCGCTTACCAGGAAACCTGGTGGTTTGTATTTCTGAACCCAATCGGTGCGATCATTTTTATTATTTCGGCTTTTGCTGAAAGTAACCGAACGCCGTTTGATTTGGTGGAAGCCGAGCAGGAACTTGTCGGCGGATTCCATACGGAGTACAGCTCCATGAAATTCGGCATGTTTTTCCTGGCGGAGTATATGCATGTAGTGATTAACTCCATGCTGATGACTACCTTTTTCTTCGGAGCCTATCACCTTCCCTTTGCCGGTTACTGGCTGCCCGAAATGCCCGATTTCTGGAAAGCAATTCTGGATGTGAGTGTATTTACGGCTAAAACCGTATTCTTTGTCTTCCTCTTTATCTGGGTCCGCTGGACAATCCCAAGATTCAAATACAACCAGGTCATGAAATTGGGATGGTCACGGTTGTTGCCGATTAGCATTATCAACTTTTTCGTGATTGCGGCGATATTATACTTTATCGTCAACTAA
- a CDS encoding DUF2891 family protein, translated as MKYLQNILLLAALFVFYSCNNSDQPGTETDSVTAPDSVLTFTGSDREKIQQVMDQIPVSETPELDLVTAVSLAALPLSCIDRPQTKSNYQGYLYERTEQLKPAFEDSLSFYGCFDWHSAVNSTWTMVRTYKQFPEMAVGGLIEEKLDNHLSESSLEGELHFFKEIARGGFERPYGWAWYMFLYDEIFDWDHEKADEWSGAMKPLVEYFSENMVSYLERLDYPIRVGTHSNTAFSLKMMHDYAVNANGEPLLEAIDKHSRRFFMDDVQCPASYEPSGSDFLSPCLAEAVLMSSVLPQQEFYDWFNSFMPAPYSEGFRSLRTVPEIMFEKESPSDEENGENEDGEDTEEENDLMGAKSHLVGLAFYRAGAFNQIASVLPENDPRKELYIKLANYHAEEGFNSLYKTDYLGTHWLGTYAIYYLATTENQ; from the coding sequence ATGAAATACTTACAAAATATTCTCCTGCTAGCAGCTCTGTTTGTTTTTTATTCCTGTAATAATTCAGATCAACCGGGAACAGAGACGGATTCTGTTACTGCTCCCGATAGTGTACTGACATTTACCGGAAGTGATAGGGAGAAAATTCAACAAGTGATGGATCAAATACCCGTTTCGGAAACTCCTGAACTGGATTTGGTAACCGCCGTTTCGTTGGCCGCTCTTCCTCTTTCTTGTATTGACCGTCCTCAGACGAAATCGAATTACCAGGGATATCTGTATGAACGCACCGAACAGCTTAAGCCGGCTTTTGAAGATTCGCTATCGTTTTATGGATGTTTTGACTGGCATTCGGCCGTGAATTCTACCTGGACAATGGTACGCACTTACAAGCAATTTCCGGAAATGGCCGTCGGCGGTCTTATTGAAGAAAAACTGGATAATCATCTCTCAGAATCCAGTTTAGAAGGTGAATTACACTTTTTCAAAGAGATCGCCCGTGGCGGATTTGAACGTCCGTATGGCTGGGCCTGGTACATGTTTCTGTACGATGAAATTTTCGATTGGGATCATGAAAAAGCCGATGAGTGGTCAGGAGCAATGAAACCTCTTGTGGAATACTTTTCAGAAAACATGGTTTCCTACCTGGAAAGACTGGACTATCCGATACGGGTTGGAACGCACAGCAACACAGCATTTTCTTTGAAGATGATGCATGATTATGCAGTTAATGCCAATGGCGAACCACTTTTGGAAGCTATAGATAAACATTCACGGCGGTTTTTCATGGATGATGTCCAATGCCCGGCATCGTATGAACCTTCTGGATCAGATTTTCTATCGCCCTGCCTTGCCGAAGCTGTCTTGATGAGTTCTGTTTTGCCTCAACAAGAATTTTATGACTGGTTTAACTCTTTTATGCCTGCTCCATATTCTGAAGGGTTTCGTTCTCTGCGAACCGTTCCGGAAATTATGTTTGAAAAGGAAAGTCCTTCAGACGAAGAAAATGGAGAGAACGAGGACGGTGAAGATACTGAAGAAGAAAATGACCTGATGGGAGCGAAATCGCATCTGGTTGGCCTGGCATTTTACCGGGCCGGTGCGTTCAATCAAATTGCCAGTGTTTTGCCGGAGAATGATCCCCGGAAAGAGCTGTATATAAAATTAGCAAACTACCATGCTGAGGAAGGATTCAACTCTTTATATAAAACAGATTATTTGGGAACACATTGGTTGGGTACGTATGCGATTTATTATCTCGCTACCACCGAAAACCAGTAG